The nucleotide window CGAGTAACCTTCCGGTCCCTATCACTATACAAAAAGTTCTCAACCTTCTCAACCCCGATTTGATGTAAGTATTTATATATCTGAAGTTTATCCTCGCTTTTTATGACGACACCGGGCATTTGAGCACCCTCTCTTAAAGTACCGTCACTTATCTTAATCTCTTGATCAACTGGTAACTCAATATTTGGAAGATCTTCATATGATGTGATCATTTTAACCGCCTACTAAATTATTAAGACCCATCGAGTCATTAAGAAAAAAACCCTAGCTAAAACAATGAGCCCTATATAATGTAACGCTTAACCCTACCGTTTTCCCAAAACACTTATTCTTTTATGAAGATATAACTTCTCCAGAACCACCAAAGAATCCATAAATAGATAGGTCTTTTTGGTTACAATAGTTCTCGATAACCCAATAATATTTACTAGTTAACTTGAAAGTTTTTGTAAACACCATGGGTTTTGAGAGTTAATAATTTAGCTGGATGTGTTTCTATGTCAGGTAAAAAAATTACAGAAAAAGAGGTTAAAAATATCTCGGATTTCGCTAGAATCCACCTAGATGAAGAGGAAATAAGTAATCTAGTACCACAACTAAACGAGATACTTGATTACTTCGATAAGATAGATGAAGCCGATACAGAGGGATTGGAGCCATTGTTTGGAATCCACAGCCAAACAAACAAACTGCGAGAAGACGAAGTTGGAGAGAGTCTAACACAAAATACCGCTTTAAGCAATGCAAAAGATATTGAAGACGGATACTTCAAGTCACCGAGGGTGAGAGATTGATAGAAGCATGGAAAACAACCCAAAAAATAAAAAACGGCGAAACCACCTCAACAGAAGTTGTAGAAAAAACAATAAAAAAAATAGAAGACAAAGAACCCCAAATCAACGCATACATAACCGTTGAAAAAGAAAAAGCCCTAGAAAAAGCCAGAGAAATCGATCGATTAATCGAAAAAAATGAAGACCCAGGGATGTTAGCCGGAATACCTGTCGGAATGAAAGACGCAATATCAACAGCTAAAACAAAAACAACCTGCGGCTCTAAAACACTTAAAAACTACAAACCACCATACGACGCATACGTAGTAGAACAAATAAAAAACGCAGGCGGCATAATAATTGGAAAAACCAATTGTGACGAATTCTGCATGGGAAGCACAACCGAAACAAGCTATTTTGGAGCAACCAAAAACCCCATAAACCCCGAACTGGTTCCAGGAGGATCATCCGGAGGAAGTGCAGCCGCAGTAAAATATGGAGGAGCATCAATAGCCCTAGGATCCGATACAGGCGGGTCAGTAAGATGTCCAGCAGCCTTCTGCAGCCTAGTAGGCCTTAAACCAACATATGGACATATCTCCAGACATGGATTGGTAGCATACGCAAGCTCACTAGACCAAATAGGCCCAATAACCACAAACGTTAAAGACGCAGCCCTAACATACGACGTGATATCTGGAAAAGACCCAAACGACCCAACTTCAACAAAATCTAAACAAAACCACTATCAAAACCTAAAACCCGAGACAGAAGTCACACTCGGAATACCAAAAGAATTGATGGAGGAAGGCATCAATCCCGATGTCAAAAACAAAGTAAAAAACAAAATAAGTGATCTAGAAGACCAAGGCGCAAATATAAAAACGGTGAGTATACCAAGCCTGGAGTATGCATTACCAGCCTACTGCATAATAAGCATGAGTGAAGCCAGCAGCAACCTAGCCCGATACGACGGAGTAAGATATGGATATACTACAGGAAAAAATGACGACTGGAACACCGTTTACAAAAAGACACGAGCCCAAGGATTTGGAGATGAAGTAAAAAGACGGATAATACTAGGGTCATATGCATTAAGCGCTGGATATTACGACCGTTACTACAACAAAGCACTAAAAATACGTCAACTACTTAAAAAAGAATTTGAAAAAGCCTTTAACAAAGTAGACGCATTAATAGCTCCAACAATGCCATACAAACCATTCAAAATCGGAGAAAAAATAGATGACCCATTATCACTATACATGGGAGACGCATTAAACGTACCCGTAAACATGATAGGCAGTCCATCAATAACAATACCAACAAGCCATAACGAGCCAGTTGGAATACAGATAATAGGCAACCACCACCAAGAACAAAAAATACTGAACATCGCTTACGCAATGGAGGAAACAAAATGACAGAGGTCGACACAACAATTGGATTAGAAGTACATATACAGCTAGACACCGAAAGCAAGTTATTCTGCAGCTGCAGCACAGACTACCGAGAATCACCCCCAAACACCCATACCTGCCCAACATGCCTTGGACTACCAGGAACCCTACCCAAACTAAACAAAAAAGTAATTAGATACGGCGTTATGGCAGCATACGCATTAAACTGCGAAATAGCAGATAAAATGAATTTTCATAGAAAAAACTATTTCTATCCAGACCTCGCAAAAGGATTCCAAATCACACAATACGACAAACCAATCGCCCAAAACGGAGAAATAAAACTAAAAGACGAAACACCCATCAGAATACGTAGAATACAGATAGAAGAAGACCCCGGCAGACTCATACACCCAATATCCTCAAGATACACATACACAGACTACAACCGATCCGGAATGCCATTACTTGAAATCGTCACAGAACCCGACCTATCAACACCACAAGAAGCAAGAGAACTCCTAAACAAAATACGAGAAATACTAGAATACCTAGGAATATTCAACGGAGCCCTAGAAGGCTCACTAAGATGCGACGCAAACATATCAATTGAAGGAGGAGGAAGAGCAGAAGTCAAAAACATATCATCATACAAAGGAGCAGAAAAAGCCCTCCAATACGAAATAACAAGACAAAAAAACCTCCGCAGAAGAAACAAAGAAGTCAAAAGAGAAACCAGACACTTCGATGAAGAACAAGAAATAACACGATCAATGAGAACAAAAGAAGAAGAACACAACTACCGATACTTCCCCGAACCAGACATACCAACAATCCAAATAACCCAAAAAATCAAAGAAAAAGCAAAAAAAGACCTCCCCGAACTACCAGAAGAAAAAAGAAAAAGATTCATCAAACAATACAAAATCACATCAGACCTAGCAAAATCACTAACACAAACAATAAGCTGGGCCAAATACTACGAAGAAACCGCAAAACAAACAGACCCCAAAACAGCAGCAACCTGGATAGCCGATGTACTAAAAGGCGAACTAAACTACCGAGACATGACACTACAACAAAACCCAATAAAACCCAAAGAAATGGCCACAATCACCAACAAACTAAACCAAGACAAAATCACAGAAAAAGGAGCAACAACCATAATAAGAACAATACTAGACAAAGGCGGAACACCCAAAGAGATAATCAAACAAAAAAACCTCAAAGCCATACAAAAAGACCAAACCCTAAAAGCAATCGAACAAGCAATACAAGAAAACCCAGAAGCCGTACAAGACTACTACAACGGCAAACCAGAAGCAATAAACTACCTAGTAGGACAAGTAATGAAAATAACAAAAGGCAAAGCAAAACCAGATGAAACAAACAAATTAATAACCAAAAAACTGGAGGAAAACGCTTGAACAAACTAATAGTAGCTGAAAAAGACAAAGCAGCCAAAAGAATAGCTGAAATACTCTCAAAAAACAACTACAAAACCAAAAAAATAGGCAAAACAAACGTCTACGAATACAACCAAAACGGAAACAAAAACCAAGTAATAGGACTACGCGGACACATAATGAAAATCGATTTCCCAAAACAATACAAAGACTGGCAAGCCCAAGAACCAAAAGAACTCATAAGAGCAGACATAGAAAAAAAACCCCTACACTCAGGCATAGTAAAATCACTCAAAAAACTCGCCAAACAAGCAGACACAACAATAATAGCAACCGACTACGACAGAGAAGGAGAACTAATAGGAAAAGACGCCCTCGAAGTCATAGAAAACCAAAACCAAAACATAAAAAACAAAAGAGCAAGATTCAGCGCACTAACACCCAACGACGTAAACCAAGCATTCCAAAACACAGGAGAAATGGACTACAGACTATCAAGCAGCGGAGAAGCAAGACAAATACTCGACCTCGTATGGGGAGCATCACTAACCAGATATATCTCACTCACAGCACATAGATACGGAAACAACTTCCTATCAGTAGGAAGAGTACAAACACCAACACTCGCAATAATAGTCGACAAAGAAAAAGAAATCGAAGCATTTGAACCCACACCATACTGGGAAATAAACCTAACACTAAAAACCCAAAACCAAAAATTCCAAGCACAACACACAGAAGGCAGAATCTGGAAAAAAGAAAAAGCAAACCAAATCCACAAAAACATCCAAAAAACAGCAACAGTCACATCAATAAAAACCAAAACCAAAAAAGACAAACCACCAACACCATTCAACACCACCGCCTTCATGAGAGCCGCCGGAGCAATAGGCCTAAACCCATCACGAGCAATGAACACCGCAGAAACACTCTACACAGCAGGATACATCAGCTACCCAAGAACAGACAACACAGTATACAGCGAAAGCCTAGACATCAAACAAAAACTAAACATGCTACAAAGCCATCCAGAATTCCAAAAAAACGTAAAAAAAATACAACAACAAAAAACAATCACACCAACACAAGGAGACAAAACAAGCAAAGACCACCCACCAATACACCCAACACAACTCGCAGACAAAGACAAACTAAACAAAACAGAATGGAAAGTATACGAACTAGTAGTAAGAAGATTCCTAGCAACACTCTCACCACCAGCAACCAAAAAACGAATAACAATAAAACTAAAAACAGGCGGCGAACCATTCCAAACAAAAGGAACCAAATACACCAACCTCGGATGGAGAGAACACTACCCATACTACAAAACAAAAGAAACAATCCTACCAGAACTCAAAGAAAAACAAGAACTAAAAATCAAAGAAAAACACAAAGAATCAAAACAAACAAACCCACCAAACCGATACAGCTCAAACAGACTAATAACCAAAATGGACAAAAAAGGACTCGGAACAAAAGCAACACGACACAACATAATATCAAAACTATACAACAGAAACTACATCTACGGAGACCCACCAAAACCCACCAAAACAGCCGAAGCAGTAATAGAAACACTCGAAAAATACGCAGAAAGAATAACACAACCAGACATGACCTCAACACTAGAAAAAGAAATGAACCAAATAATAGACGGAGAACTAGAAAAACAAGACGTAATCGAAGAATCAAGACAAATGCTAGAAAAAATATTCCAAGACCTAAACAAAAACAAAGAAAAAATAGCAGACTCACTAAGAACAGGACTCCAAAAAGACAAAATCATCGGCCCATGCCCCAAATGCGGAGAAAACCTCAGAATAATGAGATCCAAAAGAGGAAGCAGATTCGTAGGCTGCAGCGGATACCCAGACTGCAACCACTCACTACCACTACCAAAAAGAGGAAACCTAATCCGAACCAAAAAAACCTGCCCAGACCACAACCTAAACAAACTCAAAGTAACATACAACAAAAACAAAAAACCATGGACACTCGGATGCCCAAAATGCAACTACGACGAATGGCAAAAAAACAAAGACAAAGACAAAGACAAAGACAAAGACAAAGACAAAAACAAAAAATAAAAATATCTAAACCCCTCTAATTAAGGGGTTTACCCCTCTAGCCCGCTCAACCAATACATTTTTATTTTTGGTTCTTAGTGGTTTTTAGAGATAGGCCTTAAATCTATTCTCATCATCCACACTAACAACTTTAGGGTCAACCTGAGAATCAGATAAAACAAAACTCATTATAGTAACATTCTCACCAACACTGATTTTGTTGGCCGCAGCGCCATTAATGCAAATTTCTCCAGAACCTGGTTCACCAGGAATGACGTATGTTTCAAGCCTAGCTCCAGATGTATTACTAACAACCAAAACACGTTCATTAGGCCATAAACCAACATACTTTAACAACTCACTATCGATAGTGATACTACCCATATAATCGACATCTGCTTCAGTAACCCTAGCCCGATGAATCTTAGACTTCAAAACACTTCTCATTAGAAAACACTCCAAGATCTAAATCAAAAATCCTTAGCCCTTAAAAACAATAACAGTTTCGAATAACAAAAAAATAATAAATAGTATATGGAAAGAAACGGAGTATCGGTGATAACCACGGTTTTTTTGTTAGGACTGTTAAGTGATCTATTTTTATTTTAAAACGGTAATTTTTGATGAAGAAGGGAACATCATTCCCTACTTAAATAAAAAAAGGAGTCTGATGGCCCGTTTAACGATAATTTCGGGAACTCCTTTACTTTTTTTTGTTTTTGTTAGAAATCTTTTTATGTTTATATTTGATAAAATAGTTTGTTATGTTAATGGAAGCACTTAAGTATCCTATTAAGGAAGATAAAGGGTTAATTAATATATTAATTGGTGGTTTATTACTCATATTGTCGTTTTTGTTGATACCTGCGTTTATAGTGATTGGTTATTTAATTAAGGTTGGTGCTGAAACCTCTAAGGGGTCTGATAAATTAATAGAGTTTGGTGAATGGATTAATTTATTGGTAACTGGTTTTGTTGGCTGGATAATCACTATTATCTACTCAATAATACCTTTTTTGATTTGGGGTTTAATAGCATTTGTTTTAATTGGTGTATTAGGTCTTGGTGGTGATTCAGCGTTTGTAGCTGGAATTGGTGTTTTAGGTTTCATAGTACTATGGCTGCTCGGATTGTTGATTGGAATATTGATTTATTACACAGTTCCTGCTGCATTGATAAACTATGGTCGTGAAAGTTCATTTAAAGCGGCTTTCCGATTATCCCAACTTAAAGAAATCTGGATGACAAGAGAATACTTCACAGCAGCTTTATTACCAATCTTCTTGATGATCATACAGTACATAGTGATTACGATACTAGGATTTACAATAATAGGGCTTATTTTAGTTCCATTCGTTGCATTCTATTTCCATCTAGTGATAATACGAATATTCGGAATTGCTTTCCGACAAGTAGTAGGCGGAACATCCGGACTATAAACTAAAAACCAAATTAATATAGCCTAATGGGTTTTTAGGTTTCCCTCCAAAAAACCTTATTTATTCTATTTTTTTTCTGTTTTTGGGGAAAGTGATAAGTAATATAATTGAGAGAATTTTTATATAGGGATGGTGTTTAAAGCTGTCTCTGGAGGTAATTTATATGGTTAGAATACCTGATGAGGTTTTGGATTTGATTGGCGACCCTGATACTCAGATTGTTTTGGCGACTGCGGATGATGATTCTGTTCCGAATGCAGTGCCTATGAGGAATGTGTGGATAGTTGATGATGATAAAATGGCTTTAGGTGATGTTTTTTTCGATAAAACAAGAGAAAACATTGAGGCTAATGGAAGGATTAGTTTGAGTCTCTGGAAAGGTACTGAGGGATATCAAGTTAAAGGTAGTTGTGAAGCAATTAAATCCTCTGGTCCTTTGTTTGAAGAGAAAAAAGAGATGCTTGCGGAGAAAATGGATCTTGATTTAAAGGCTCTATGCATGATTGACGTAGAAGAGGTGTATTCCACTACTCCAGGACCTGAAGCCGGTTCTAAAATAGTTTAAATAAAAAAAGGGGTGTTGGGGGGGTTCATTCCCTCCGTTTTTCTTTTTTTAGGCTTTGATTTTGTTTTTTTGTTGTTTTTGGTTTTCTATGATTGATTTTGGTAATACTTGGAGTAATATGTCTTCGGCTTCGTTTTTGGATTTATTGAATTTTGCTATTTCGCTTAATTTTTTTTCCCCGACCTTGGTTTCTTTTACGAGGTCTATGTGTTCGTCGTATGGGAGTTTTATTCTTAATCCATCTAGGTGTAGTACTATGGGGCTGTGTCGGGCTTCATGTTTTTCTAGTGGAAGTTCTTTCTGTAGTATTTCTTTTATTTCTAGTGGATGAATTGTTAATGGGTCTTCGTTGATTTTTTGTCTTTCTTTTTCGATTAATTGGCCTAATGCGTCTGCGATTTCATCTAGTTTTTCTTGGTCTTCGGTTTTTCTCATTCTATCTACTTTGCGGCCGACTCCTGGTATGTATTTGTCTGCGTTTTCTAGTTCTTCTATTTCTGGAGCGCCGACTGCTATAACTGGTTTTTTTATGTTTTTAAGTAGTTTGTGTTTATGGTTGACGAGGCAGTTTCCGAAGTTTCCTAGAATGAATACTGCTGCATCGTATTCTTCGATCATGGTTTCTTCTTCTTTGGTTATCTGTGAGATTCTTCTGCCGACTCCTCTTGCTATGCTGACTATGTTTGTTAGGGCTCCTGCTCTACGTAGTCTTTCTGCTATGTCGCAGACTGGGTGTGGTAGGTGGTGTCGGGATATGCTTGGAGATACTACTGCTATTTCTGTTCCTATTAGTTTTTCTTTAAAGATTTTTCCTTTTAGTTGGCTTGCTAGTTCTTCGATTGTTGGTACGTCTTCTTGGGGGATTGCGGTTAGCATTGTGATTTCTCTTGATTCTTTGTTTTTTTGTATTATGTAGCCTCCGAGGTCTTCGATTTTCTCGATCATTAGGTTTGATTTATAGACTCCTCCTTGGTATGTGAGGAATTCGTACATCTTTTAGGCCTCCGTTATTTTGTTGTGGGTTTTTTGGAGACGTTCTATCCATTTTTCTTCCATTGGTTCTTCGGTTGCTAGTATTGTGAAGACTTTCTTGGATTTAAGGCTTCTTCGGACTCTAAATCCTTCTGGTATTATCTGCCAACTAAGGTTTAGTAGTGTGTCTGTTATTTCTTCGCTTGGGGTTAAAACCATGTCTTCTATTTCGCTTTTTTTTATGTCTTTACAGATGATTTCAAGTCTTGTTGGTTGTTCGACGTTTGATTTACCAAATTCTTTCCATAGTTTTGATAGGAGGTTTGATGCGTAGCCTTCGTCACGTATTTCAAGTGTACATCCTTCTTCTGTGTCTCGTAGTTTTGCTATGTTTTTGATTTTGATTGGTTCTCGAATTCCTTTTACTTTGATGGAGATTATGAATATTGGTTCTTTTACTTCTATAACCATGTGTATGTGTTCTACTAAACTTGATATACGTGAGTTTCTTATGATATCTCTAGCGATGTCTTTGTATCCTGCTCCTTCATCATTTGTTGGGCTTTCTACAGTTATCTTCAAGTTATTGGGCCTCCAATTTAGTGGTTATCTTAGGTTTTAGGTTTTTTATCGGGTTTTTCTATCTGTTTTTTTAGTAGGTTTGTCTCTGTTTCGATGTATTTTGCGAGTAATCTGGATTCGTTTTCTGATAGGTTGTATTCTAATCTGAGTACGTCTTTGTCTATATATCTTCCTTCTTTGGTTTTGTAGTTTTTTATGTATTTTTTGTTTTGTGTTTCTGTGATTTTGTCTCCGATTTTTTTGACTTTTTCTGTTATGCTGTCTTGTTTTTCTTTCCATCTCCATCCTGTTGATTCGTATGTATCGAATGTGTAGTTGGTTTTTGGAATTCCTTTGATTTTTAGTTCTATTTCCATTGGTTCGCCATCTGGACCTATATCTTTACAGAAAACGGCGTCTTTTTTTGTTAGTTTTTTTATTTTATCGCTGGATAGTCTTCTTATTTCTGGGTGTACGTCTTTTCCTGTGTGTCCTATTATTATTAGGTGTCCTTTGTGTTTTCTGAATTTTTTTAGTAGTTTTGAGAAGTATTTTGTTGTGTCATAGCTGTCGGAACCATATCCGGATACGTGGCTTGATGCTTCGTCGAAAACGAAGATTTTTTCTTTTTTATTGCTTGAAAGCCATGTTTTTAGGGCTTGGAAGTTATCGATGTATCTTTCTTTCTCTTTAAAGCTTTTGATGTTGCTGCCGATTTCTCTTCCATGTCCATTTGATTTCCAGAGTTCGGCTAGAAGTAACGCTAGGTCGGTTTTACCGGTACCCATTTTTCCATATACATAGCAGATCCAGACCGGTTGATCCATCTTTCTTTCTATTTTTCTGAGTGTTTTAATTCCTGAGATGTCTCTTCCACGGGTTTTCCGGCCACTAACTCTTTTCATAACTGATATGTTGCCATCTATAACTGCTTTGTTTAATAGTGATGTTGCTTCTTTTCTGATTATTGAGATTGCTAGTTCACTGTCCATGAATTCAAGTGGGAGTTCTTTTTCTACTTTTTCTGATTCTCTATGGATTTTTTGCCAGTTGTGTGATAGATAGCTAAGGAGGTCGAGTGTTTTTTTGTTTTGAACTAGCCCCATATGTCTATGTAGGTATTGTATGTCGTCGTTGTCGACTTTTTCTTTGAGTTCTGAAGTGGATATGGATAGGGCTGATGGCTTAACCAAAAAAACCAGAACTCCCGTTTTTATTTTGTTTTTTTGTTTTATTCGACATCTTTTTCATTCTCTCCGAATTCTTTTATCGTTTTCTCTACAACTTGGTTGACTATTTCTCCGTTGTATATTGATTGTTTTTCTATATGGCTA belongs to Methanonatronarchaeum sp. AMET-Sl and includes:
- the gatC gene encoding Asp-tRNA(Asn)/Glu-tRNA(Gln) amidotransferase subunit GatC, whose amino-acid sequence is MSGKKITEKEVKNISDFARIHLDEEEISNLVPQLNEILDYFDKIDEADTEGLEPLFGIHSQTNKLREDEVGESLTQNTALSNAKDIEDGYFKSPRVRD
- the gatA gene encoding Asp-tRNA(Asn)/Glu-tRNA(Gln) amidotransferase subunit GatA, with the protein product MIEAWKTTQKIKNGETTSTEVVEKTIKKIEDKEPQINAYITVEKEKALEKAREIDRLIEKNEDPGMLAGIPVGMKDAISTAKTKTTCGSKTLKNYKPPYDAYVVEQIKNAGGIIIGKTNCDEFCMGSTTETSYFGATKNPINPELVPGGSSGGSAAAVKYGGASIALGSDTGGSVRCPAAFCSLVGLKPTYGHISRHGLVAYASSLDQIGPITTNVKDAALTYDVISGKDPNDPTSTKSKQNHYQNLKPETEVTLGIPKELMEEGINPDVKNKVKNKISDLEDQGANIKTVSIPSLEYALPAYCIISMSEASSNLARYDGVRYGYTTGKNDDWNTVYKKTRAQGFGDEVKRRIILGSYALSAGYYDRYYNKALKIRQLLKKEFEKAFNKVDALIAPTMPYKPFKIGEKIDDPLSLYMGDALNVPVNMIGSPSITIPTSHNEPVGIQIIGNHHQEQKILNIAYAMEETK
- the gatB gene encoding Asp-tRNA(Asn)/Glu-tRNA(Gln) amidotransferase subunit GatB — encoded protein: MTEVDTTIGLEVHIQLDTESKLFCSCSTDYRESPPNTHTCPTCLGLPGTLPKLNKKVIRYGVMAAYALNCEIADKMNFHRKNYFYPDLAKGFQITQYDKPIAQNGEIKLKDETPIRIRRIQIEEDPGRLIHPISSRYTYTDYNRSGMPLLEIVTEPDLSTPQEARELLNKIREILEYLGIFNGALEGSLRCDANISIEGGGRAEVKNISSYKGAEKALQYEITRQKNLRRRNKEVKRETRHFDEEQEITRSMRTKEEEHNYRYFPEPDIPTIQITQKIKEKAKKDLPELPEEKRKRFIKQYKITSDLAKSLTQTISWAKYYEETAKQTDPKTAATWIADVLKGELNYRDMTLQQNPIKPKEMATITNKLNQDKITEKGATTIIRTILDKGGTPKEIIKQKNLKAIQKDQTLKAIEQAIQENPEAVQDYYNGKPEAINYLVGQVMKITKGKAKPDETNKLITKKLEENA
- a CDS encoding DNA topoisomerase I, with translation MNKLIVAEKDKAAKRIAEILSKNNYKTKKIGKTNVYEYNQNGNKNQVIGLRGHIMKIDFPKQYKDWQAQEPKELIRADIEKKPLHSGIVKSLKKLAKQADTTIIATDYDREGELIGKDALEVIENQNQNIKNKRARFSALTPNDVNQAFQNTGEMDYRLSSSGEARQILDLVWGASLTRYISLTAHRYGNNFLSVGRVQTPTLAIIVDKEKEIEAFEPTPYWEINLTLKTQNQKFQAQHTEGRIWKKEKANQIHKNIQKTATVTSIKTKTKKDKPPTPFNTTAFMRAAGAIGLNPSRAMNTAETLYTAGYISYPRTDNTVYSESLDIKQKLNMLQSHPEFQKNVKKIQQQKTITPTQGDKTSKDHPPIHPTQLADKDKLNKTEWKVYELVVRRFLATLSPPATKKRITIKLKTGGEPFQTKGTKYTNLGWREHYPYYKTKETILPELKEKQELKIKEKHKESKQTNPPNRYSSNRLITKMDKKGLGTKATRHNIISKLYNRNYIYGDPPKPTKTAEAVIETLEKYAERITQPDMTSTLEKEMNQIIDGELEKQDVIEESRQMLEKIFQDLNKNKEKIADSLRTGLQKDKIIGPCPKCGENLRIMRSKRGSRFVGCSGYPDCNHSLPLPKRGNLIRTKKTCPDHNLNKLKVTYNKNKKPWTLGCPKCNYDEWQKNKDKDKDKDKDKDKNKK
- the panD gene encoding aspartate 1-decarboxylase, with the translated sequence MRSVLKSKIHRARVTEADVDYMGSITIDSELLKYVGLWPNERVLVVSNTSGARLETYVIPGEPGSGEICINGAAANKISVGENVTIMSFVLSDSQVDPKVVSVDDENRFKAYL
- a CDS encoding DUF4013 domain-containing protein, translated to MLMEALKYPIKEDKGLINILIGGLLLILSFLLIPAFIVIGYLIKVGAETSKGSDKLIEFGEWINLLVTGFVGWIITIIYSIIPFLIWGLIAFVLIGVLGLGGDSAFVAGIGVLGFIVLWLLGLLIGILIYYTVPAALINYGRESSFKAAFRLSQLKEIWMTREYFTAALLPIFLMIIQYIVITILGFTIIGLILVPFVAFYFHLVIIRIFGIAFRQVVGGTSGL
- a CDS encoding pyridoxamine 5'-phosphate oxidase family protein, with the translated sequence MVRIPDEVLDLIGDPDTQIVLATADDDSVPNAVPMRNVWIVDDDKMALGDVFFDKTRENIEANGRISLSLWKGTEGYQVKGSCEAIKSSGPLFEEKKEMLAEKMDLDLKALCMIDVEEVYSTTPGPEAGSKIV
- a CDS encoding methyl-coenzyme M reductase family protein — its product is MYEFLTYQGGVYKSNLMIEKIEDLGGYIIQKNKESREITMLTAIPQEDVPTIEELASQLKGKIFKEKLIGTEIAVVSPSISRHHLPHPVCDIAERLRRAGALTNIVSIARGVGRRISQITKEEETMIEEYDAAVFILGNFGNCLVNHKHKLLKNIKKPVIAVGAPEIEELENADKYIPGVGRKVDRMRKTEDQEKLDEIADALGQLIEKERQKINEDPLTIHPLEIKEILQKELPLEKHEARHSPIVLHLDGLRIKLPYDEHIDLVKETKVGEKKLSEIAKFNKSKNEAEDILLQVLPKSIIENQKQQKNKIKA
- a CDS encoding methanogenesis marker 17 protein → MKITVESPTNDEGAGYKDIARDIIRNSRISSLVEHIHMVIEVKEPIFIISIKVKGIREPIKIKNIAKLRDTEEGCTLEIRDEGYASNLLSKLWKEFGKSNVEQPTRLEIICKDIKKSEIEDMVLTPSEEITDTLLNLSWQIIPEGFRVRRSLKSKKVFTILATEEPMEEKWIERLQKTHNKITEA
- a CDS encoding AAA family ATPase: MVKPSALSISTSELKEKVDNDDIQYLHRHMGLVQNKKTLDLLSYLSHNWQKIHRESEKVEKELPLEFMDSELAISIIRKEATSLLNKAVIDGNISVMKRVSGRKTRGRDISGIKTLRKIERKMDQPVWICYVYGKMGTGKTDLALLLAELWKSNGHGREIGSNIKSFKEKERYIDNFQALKTWLSSNKKEKIFVFDEASSHVSGYGSDSYDTTKYFSKLLKKFRKHKGHLIIIGHTGKDVHPEIRRLSSDKIKKLTKKDAVFCKDIGPDGEPMEIELKIKGIPKTNYTFDTYESTGWRWKEKQDSITEKVKKIGDKITETQNKKYIKNYKTKEGRYIDKDVLRLEYNLSENESRLLAKYIETETNLLKKQIEKPDKKPKT